GGGCGACGAGGTCGGCCCGGTCGTCATCTCGCTGCCCGACGTGCGCGCCACGACCGACACGATCTCGGCGCTCGGCGACGTGCTCATCCGGCATCGTGGTGAGACCGAGGTGCGCTTGCGGCTCGTGAAGGGTCGCTCGGCGCGCGTGTTCGAATTGCCCTACCCCGTGCGGGTCACCGCCGACCTCTATGGCGAGCTGAAGAGCCTGCTCGGCCCGAACTGCCTCGTGTGACGGCGGGCGACTGCCCCCTCCGCCGCGCTCGCTAGGCTGGATCCGCCATGCTGCGAACCATCGACCTCCGCGGAACCCGTCCGACCCAGCGACAGCTGCTCGCGCTCGTGCCGCGTGCCGCGACGGATGTCTCCGCCGCGCTCGAGGTCGCGCGCACGCTCATCGACGACGTGCGAGAGCGGGGTGAGGCCGCGCTTCTCGACCAGGCCGAGCGACTCGACCGGGTGCGACCGTCGGCGGTCCGAGTTCCCGCCGAAGAGCTCCAGGAGGCGCTCGCCGGTCTCGCCCCCGGCATCCGCGATGCCATCGAGCACACCATAGCCCGAGTGCGTGCCGCGAGTGCGGCGCAGGTGCCGGTGCCGGAGACGACCGTGCTCGGCGACGGCGCGGTGATCGAGCAGCGCTGGCAGCCCGTCACCCGCGTCGGCCTCTACGTGCCCGGCGGCAAGGCCGTCTACCCGTCGAGCGTCGTCATGAACGTCGTGCCCGCGCAGGTCGCCGGCGTCCGTTCGATCGCGCTCGCCTCGCCGCCGCAAGCCCAGTTCGGCGGGCGCGTGCACCCAACTGTCGCCGGCGTCGCCGCGCTGCTCGGCATCACCGAGGTCTACGCGATGGGCGGTGCCGGGGCGATCGGCGCGTTCGCCTACGGCGTCGACGGCATCGGGCTCGATCCGGTGCAACGGGTCACCGGTCCCGGCAACGTCTACGTGGCGGCCGCCAAGCGGCTCGTGCAGGGCGTGACCGGCATCGACGCCGAAGCCGGCCCCACCGACATCCTCGTCATCGCCGACGACTCCGCCGACGCCGACTTCGTCGCGGCCGACCTCGTGAGCCAGGCCGAGCACGACGAACTCGCGGCAGCCGTGCTCGTCACCGATTCCGCCGCCTTCGCCGACGAAGTGCTCGAGCGGCTGGCCGAGCGTGTCGCGGGCACGAAGCACCGTGATCGCGTGCGCGAGGCGGTCATCGGCGCGCAGTCCGCCCTCGTGCTCGTCGACGACCTCGTGCAGGCGACCGACTTCGCCAACGCCTTCGGACCGGAGCACCTCGAGATCCAGGTGCGCGACACCGGCGACGTGCTCTCGCGCATCGAGAATGCGGGCGCGATCTTCGTCGGCGCCTACTCGCCGGTCAGTCTCGGCGACTATGCCGCGGGCTCGAACCACGTGCTGCCCACGGGAGGCCAGGCCCGCTATGCCGCCGGACTCTCGGCGGCGACGTTCCTGCGCCCGCAGCAGGTCATCCGCTACGACGAGGCGGCCCTCCGAGAGGTCGCCCCCGTCATCACTGCGCTCTCGACCGAGGAAGACCTCCCCGCACACGGCGAGGCCGTGACGGCGCGCTTCGATCGGCGCTGACGCCGGCGGGCGGCATCCGCTGCCCGGCTGCCGGCCGCCCGGCGCGGTCGCCCGGCGCGGTCGCCCGGTCGCCCACCGCCGCTAGGCTGGAAGCACCATGTACTGTCCGTTCTGCCGTCACCCCGATTCCCGTGTCATCGACTCGCGCACGAGCGACGACGGGCTCTCGATCCGTCGCCGTCGGCAGTGCCCCGAGTGCGGGCGGCGGTTCTCGACCACCGAGACGGCGAGTCTCGTCGTGATCAAGCGCAGTGGGGTGGTCGAGCCGTTCAGCCGCGAGAAGGTCGTGCTCGGCGTCAAGAAGGCCTGCCAGGGGCGACCCGTCACCGACTCAGACCTCGCCGTGCTCGCGCAGAAGGTCGAGGAGACCATCCGTTCGACGGGCGCATCGCAGATCGAGGCGAACGACATCGGTCTCGCCATCCTGCCGCCGCTCCGCGAACTCGACGAGGTGGCCTACCTTCGGTTCGCGAGCGTGTACCAGGCCTTCGAGTCGCTCGACGACTTCGACGCCGCCATCGGGCAGTTGCGCGCCGAGCACGGCCGGCTTCCGGCCCGCCCGGTCGAGTGAACCGTCGGCCGCACGTTGCGGCTCCGATAGCCTGAGTCCGGCATGTATCGACTTCTCTTCTCCCTCTTCCTCTCGCGCATGGATCCCGAAGACGCGCACCACCTGGCGTTCCGGCTCATCCAGCGGCTCCCGGCGATCGGTCTCGGCCGGCTCGTCGAACGGTTCACCGCTCCCGATCCGGCACTTCGTGTCGAGGCGCTCGGGCTTCGGTTCCCATCGCCGTTCGGCGTCGCCGCGGGCTTCGACAAAGACGGCTTCGCCGTGCGCGGGCTTGGCCAGCTCGGCTTCGGCCATGTCGAGGTCGGCACCATCACGGCGGTCGCACAGCCCGGCAATCCACGCCCGAGGCTGTTCCGGCTCCCAGCCGATCGCGCGCTCGTGAACCGCATGGGGTTCAACAACGGCGGTGCGGATGCCGCAGCCGGGCGGCTCTCGCGCCTGTCGCGCCGCACCGATCGACCGGTGCTCGGCGTGAACATCGGCAAGAGCCGCGTGACACCGGTCGACGAGGCCGTCGCCGACTACGAGCGCAGCGCGCGCGTGCTCGCGCCGTTCGCCGACTACCTCGTGGTCAACGTGAGCTCCCCGAACACGCCGGGCCTGCGCGGCCTGCAGGAGCTCGACGCGCTCACGCCTCTGCTCGAGTCGGTGAAGCTCGCTGCGGGGCAGACCCCGTTGCTCGTGAAGATCGCGCCCGATCTCGCCGATGACGAGGTCGTGCGCATCTGCGATCTCGTCGTGAGTCTGGGGCTCGACGGCATGGTCGCCACGAACACCACGATCGCTCGCGAAGGCCTGAAGGCGCCGGCATCCGCGGTCGAGGAGATCGGTGCGGGCGGCCTGTCGGGCGCCCCCCTCGCGGCTCGATCGCTCGCCGTGCTCCGGCTGATCCGCGACCGCGTGCCGGCCGAGCTCTGCGTCGTTTCGGTCGGGGGCGTCGAGACGGCGGCCGACGTGCAGGACCGCCTCGACGCCGGCGCCACGCTCGTGCAGGGCTACACCGCGTTCATCTACCGCGGTCCGCTCTGGGCGCGGCACGTGAATCGAGGGCTGCTTCGGTTCCGTCGCAACCGTGCCGCAATGGCGTCATCGCGGGCGGCCTAGCGGCCGAAAGCACCCGGCGAACCTGAGGACTTCTCGACCGTGTACCCCGATCAGAGCATGCCGACATCGGCGAGCTGGTCGGCGATGGTCGAGCCGTCGCTCGCCGAGACCCACGGCACGTCGTCTGCTCCGTGCTGCTCGGCCTTCGTTCGGCCACCGGCGAGCACGGCCTCACCAGTCGACAGACGGCGAATGGCGATCGCCGCGACGCGGTCCGGATGCTCTGCCGCGAATCGCGCGTAGAGCTCTTCGTCGTGCTGGCCATCATCGCCGATGAGCAACCACCGCACGTCGGGGAATTCCCCGGCGAGCCGCCTGAGGTTCTCCTCCTTGTGCGCACGGCCGCTGCGGAAGAGGCGGTCGTGCGTCGGTCCCCAGTCGGTGAGCAGGAGCGGCCCGGCCGGATAGAGGTTTCGTGAGAGGAACCTCGTGAGCGTCGGCGCGACGTTCCACGCGCCCGTCGAGAGGTAGATCACCGGCGCTCCCGGGTGGGAGCGCACGAGGCGCTCGAAGAGCACGGCCATACCGGGCGTGGGGATGCGTGCGTGCTCGTCGAGGACGAACGTGTTCCACGCTGCCACGAGGGGCCGCGGCAGCGCGGTGACCATGACCGTGTCGTCGACGTCGGAGATGATGCCGAAATGCACATCGGGGCCGACGATCCAGATGGGCGCCTCGACGGACTTGGAGCCTTCGGTGTGCAGCGTCGCCTGGTGCCAGCCGGGAGCGAGCTGCACCGGTACCCTCGTGTCGACGACGCCGCCACGGTCGGCGAGCACCTCGATGCGCTCACCGCCGACCTCGATGACGACGGACACGCCGCCGATCGGCACGCTCGTGAAGCTGCGCCAGCCGCGGATGCCCTGTTCGCCGCGGCGGCGGCGGCGCTTCGACGGTTCGTTCGGATCGACGGGCCGGCTGAGCAGCACACGGCAGAAGATGCGCACCCAATCGGTGGAGCCATATCCGGTGTACGGGACGATCGTGGGCACCTGTCCGCGACGGCGAGCCCAGCGTTCGCGCACCTCGTGCACCCAGTCTTCGAGGCGCGCGGCGCGATGCCGGACCTGGCGCTCTACGGATCCGGCCGGAGTTGGGGAGCTCGCCGGCATCCCCTCAGTCTGGCATGCAGCCACCGCGGGTTGCGAAACGCGCTCGGCGTGGATGGTGTCGTGTACCCCTTCCATCCCGATAGAGTGGACGCGCAACTGAGGAGGTTCCGTGCCGAATATCGACGTGATTCTGGGGGCCGAGTCCGCTCGGAAACGGCCGGTTCGCACAGAGCCCACGCAGCGGCGCAGTACGCAGCGGCTCGACGCCCTGCTCGATGCCGCTGCCGAGATCGTCGACGAGACCGGCTTCGAGCGGCTGACGACGCAGATGGTCGCCGAACGAGCCGGCGCGTCGATCGGCACCGTCTACCGATACTTCCCCGATCGTGTCGCCGTATTGCACGCGCTCCGTGAGCGTTCGATCCGGCGCTATCGCGAGAGGGTCGCCGACGAGCTGGCGCGCGTCGAGCTCACCAACTGGTGGGATGTCGTCGACGTCGCACTCGAAGCGAGCGCGGCCTCGTATCGCGAAGAGCCGGGCTTCAGCGTCGTGTATGGGGCCGAGCGCGAGACGGCGGCCGATGACATCGAGCCCGAGTTCGCGCACCGCATCGCACGCCTCATCGAGGCGGAGTTCGGCGGCGAGGCCGAGCCGACCGAATTGCGTTTCCGGTTGGGCATCGCGATCGAGCTCGGCGACGCGCTCATCAGCCGCGCGTTCGAGCGCGAGGCATCCGGCGACGAGCGCTACCTCGCCGAAGCGAAGCGCCTCGTGCACGCCTATCTCGCCGAGCACCTCGGTGAGGCGCTGCGCGCGAGCACCGCCGCCTGACGACGCGAGGCATCGCCCGACGACCGCGCGCTGTTGCGAGGTTTGCCTCCCGGCGCGAATGGTGTTTGGCTTGAATCCGCACGTCGAATGACCGCCCGACACGGGGATTGAGGCCAGATGATCGAGTTCCGCGGCGTCACCAAGCAGTTCCCCGATGGCACCGTGGCCGTCGCCGGCGTCGACATCGTCATGCCACCGCACAAGACGACCGTGCTCGTGGGTTCCTCCGGCTCCGGCAAGACCACCCTGTTGCGCATGATCAACCGCATGGTCGACCCCACGAGTGGCCAAGTGCTCATCGACGGAGCGGATGTCGCGACCGTCGACCCTGTGCGGTTGCGTCGCGGCATCGGCTACGTGATGCAGAACTCGGGCCTGCTGCCGCACCGCAAGGTCGTCGACAACATCGCGACCGTGCCGCTCCTGCGCGGCACGAGCAAGGCAGAGGCACGCGCGCACGCGCTCGAACTGCTCGACACGGTGGGCCTCGATCGCTCCCTCGCCGATCGGTATCCGAGCCAACTGTCGGGCGGGCAGCAGCAGCGCGTCGGCGTCGCGCGAGGCCTGGCAGTGGATCCGAACATCCTGTTGATGGACGAGCCGTTCGGGGCGGTCGATCCGATCGTGCGGGCCGAACTGCAACAGGAGTTGCTGCGCCTGCAGGGCGAGCTCGGCAAGACCGTCGTCTTCGTGACGCACGACATCGACGAAGCGTTCCTGCTCGGCGACCAGGTGGTGATCATGCAGCAGGGCGGCAAGATCTCGCAAGCGGCCTCGCCGACGGAGATCCTCGCGAACCCGGCCGACGACTTCGTAGCGGACTTCGTCGGGGCGAACCGCGGCAAGCGGACGCTGCATCTCACCCAGGTCGACGGTCGCAGCGTCGTCGTCGACGCCGACGGCCGCCCGGCTGGGATCCTGGCCCAGTGAACTGGCTCTGGTCGAACCTCGACCAGGTCGGCGAGCTCATCCTCGTGCACCTGGCATTGTCGGTGCCCGCGATCATACTGAGCTTCGTGGTTTCGGTTCCGATCGGATGGGTCGCCCACCGATCTCGGTGGGCGCACGGCGTGCTGCTGTCGCTCGTGGCACTCCTCTATGCCGTCCCGTCGCTCGCCCTGTTCATTGCGCTCCCCGCAGTGACCGGACTCGCCCTCCGATCGCCCGTGAACCTCGTGATCGCACTCACCCTCTACGGCATGGCCGTGATGGTGCGAACGGCGGCCGACGCGTTCGACGCCGTGGAGCGCGACGTGCTCCAGTCGGCCACGGCGATGGGCTACTCGACGGCCGGGCGCTTCTGGGCCGTGGAGCTTCCGCTCGCCGGCCCGGTGCTCCTTTCAGGCCTTCGGGTCGTCGTGGTGAGCACGGTGAGCCTCGCGACGGTCGGGGCGGTGATCGGGGTGCAGAGCCTCGGCAGTCTCTTCACCGACGGATTCCAGCGCGGCATCGAAGTCGAGATCATCGCCGGTATCGTCGCGACGATCGTGCTCGCGCTCGGGCTCGATTGGGTGCTGGTGCACGTCGGGCGGTTGCTCATGCCCTGGTCACGGCCCGAGGTGAAGAACGTCCGCGGCGAGCCGCCGCCCGTCGTCAAGCGGGTGGATGCCGCATGAACCTCTTCCTCGACGCCCTGGCGTGGCTCTTCGACCCGGCCCAGTGGAGCGGGTCGGGCAGCATCTCGCAGCGCATCGGCGAGCACTTGTGGATCTCCCTCGTCGTGCTCCTCATCGCGTCGGCCATCGCCCTGCCGGTGGGTGCGATCATCGGTCACAGCGGCCAGGGCCGCGAGCTCGCCATCAGGGTCTCGGGCGGGCTCCGCGCGCTTCCCACGCTCGGCGTGCTCACGCTCTTCGGCCTCTGGATCGGCATCGGGCTGTCGGCGCCGATCCTCGCCCTCGTCATCCTCGCGATCCCGCCGCTCCTCGCCGGCGCGTATGCGGGGTTCGAGTCGGTCGACCGGCACACCATAGACGCGGCGCGGGCGGTCGGCATGCGTGAGAGCCAGATCGTCGGCAAGGTCGAGCTGCCGCTCGGGATGCCGATCCTCGTCGGAGGCATCCGCTCGGCGACGCTCCAGATCATCGCCACGGCGACGCTCGCCGCGTTCATCGCCGATGCAGGGCTCGGCCGGTTCATCTTCGAGGGCCTGAAGATCCGGGACTACGGCGAGATGCTCGGCGGCTCCATCCTCGTCATCGTGCTCGCGATCGTCGTCGACGGATGCTTCGCCGTCACCCAACGCCTCGTGGTGCCCGCCGGAGTGCGGGCCACGAGGTCATCAGAGCTCCGCTCGGGGCCGGCCCGGCCACGAGCGGTCGTGGGACACGCCATCAATGAAGGGAATCAGTAGATGATCACAGCAGGAAAAGGCCGGCTCGCTGCCCTCGCAGCGGTCGCGGTCGGGGCGACAGTGGCCCTGGCAGGGTGCGCATCCGGTGATCCACTCGACGGGGGATCGGCCGATGGCAGCCCCTCCGAGACGATCGTCGTCGGTTCGCAGGACTACTACTCCAACGAGATCATCGCCGAGCTGTACGCCCAGGCGCTCGAGGAGAACGGGTTCACCGTCGATCGCCAGTTCCGGATCGGCCAGCGCGAGGTCTACATCCCCGAGATCGAGGGCGGCGGCATCGACGTCTTCCCCGAGTACACGGGCAACCTCCTGCAGTACTACGTGCCCGACACCGAGGCCACGACGAGCGACGACGTATACGCCGAGCTCGAGACCTCTCTGCCCGAGGGACTGCGAGTGCTCGACCAGTCGCCTGCGACCGACCAGGACTCCTACAACGTCACACGGGAGTTCTCCGAGGCGAACGGCGTCACGAGTCTCGCCGATCTTGCGAGCGTGACCACGCCGCTGACGCTCGGGGGCAACTCCGAACTGGAGACCCGACCGTATGGCCCTGAGGGGCTCAAGGAGGTGTACGGCGTCGACGTCGCCTTCACTCCGATCGAAGACAGCGGCGGGCCGTTGACGATCAAGGCCCTGGAAGACGGCCAGGTGCAACTGGTCAACATCTACAGTGCCAACCCGGCGATCGCTTCGAGCGACCTCGTGACGCTGGAGGATCCCGAAGGGCTCTTCCTCGCGTCGAACGTCGTGCCCGTCGTGAGCGAGAAGGTCACCGACGAGATCGCCGAGATCATCAACACGGTCAGTGCCGCGCTCACCGCCGAAGATCTCGTCGAGCTCAACGTCCTGAGTGTCGACGAGCAGCAGTCCGCCGAAGACATCGCTGCCGACTGGCTGGCCGAGCAGCAGCTCTTCTAGCGGTTCGCGTCGAGATTCGAGGGGTCGGATGCCGCGGCATCCGGCCCCTCGGCGGGTGCCGCGGCCTCCGCCATGTGCTTGGCTTCCGAGCGCATGAGGAGCTTCTTCACGCCCCAGACGCCGAGAAGGAAGATCGCGATCACGCCGACGAAGAGGTAGCCGGCCCAGTGCAGCTCACGGCTGAGCTCACGGTAACCGCCTGCGGCGAGCGAGCCGACACTGACGTAGGCGAATGACCATACGACGCAAGCGGGCACGGTCCATGCGAGGAAGCGCCGGTAGCGCATCGTGCTCATGCCGACGGTGAGCGGCACGAGCGAATGCAGCACGGGCAGGAAGCGCGAGATGAAGACCGCGGGTCCGCCGCGGCGATCGAGATAGCGCTGGGCCCGGTGCCAGTTGTGCTCGCCGATCCGCCGGCCGAGCCGCGAGTGCAGGAGGTGAGGCCCGAACCACCGTCCGAGCCCGAAGCCGATGGTCTCGCCGGCGAGTGCGCCGAGGATGACGGTGACGATGAGGGCGAAGTACTCGACGACGCTCCCGACCGCCGTCGAGGCGACGAGCACGACGGTGTCGCCCGGCACGACGAGCCCGATGAGCACTGAGGTCTCGAGGAGGATGCCGACGCCCGCGAGCAGGGTGCGGGCGATGGGATCGACGCTCTGCACGGTGTCGAGGATCCAGTCGAGGATCTCGTTCATATGCTCGAGCGTATCGAGTCGCGTGACCGGGTGCGTCAGCCTAGAGGAGGATTCCGAGCATTGCGGCGACGGGAAGAGCGACGAGCGCGGCGGATGCCGCGACCACCGCCGCGCGCAGGCCGAACGCCGGCTCGCCGCGATCGGATCCCAGCCGGGCGAGCCGCGCGTCGAGCATCGCGGCATCGGGACTCACCCCGCCCGCGTCGGCGTAGGCGCCGAGCTCGCCCTGGCTGCCGACTCGTTCGATGGCTCGCCGGAGCGGATCGGCGCCCACTTCGCGCCGAGCGCGATCGTCGGCGAGCATCTCAGTGAGCCATGCCACGGAGCGCTCAGCGCGATTCGCGATCGGGAACCAGGGGAGTGCGCTGTGCCAGGCACGGAAGGCCAGGAGCACGAGGTGATGGAATTGGTCGAGGTGGGCTCGCTCATGTGTGATGACCGCGGCGAGCTCGTCGTCGTCGAGCGCATCGACGAGCCCGGCGGTGAGCACGGTGGCGGTGCGGATGCCGGGCACGCAGTACGCGAACGGCACGGAGTGGGCCAGCACCCGCGTGTGCGGCTGGCCGGGCAGCGGGTCGCTCAACACGTCGATCAGCTGGTGCTGCCGGCGCCGTTCGCGCTCGGCCCGCACCGCGGTCGACACGAGATTCAACGCGAGGTGCACGGCGAGCAGGACCGCGAGTGCGAGCGCGGCGAGCTGTAGGAGGCCGAAACCCGGCGGGATGGGCCCGATGACGAGACGCGGGAGGAGCTGTGCGGCGGCGGCGAGCAGGGAGCCCGCCGGCGCGGCTCCGAAGGCGACGAGGCATCCGATCATCGACAGGCCGCCCGCGAGGGCGATCGCCTGCCACAGCGCGACGGCGACCGCGGGGGACCGGGCGGGCCACGAGGCACGGGAGAGGGCGACGGGGATCGGCCAGGCGAGGGCGAAGGCCAGCGCGCCGAGCGATGCCGCGACGACGAGCACGGTCAGCTGTGGGTGTGCTCGTCGAGCAGGCGCCGGAGGATGGCGGCTTCGCCGTCGCTCACCGAGCCGACGAAGCGGGCGAGCGCGGCGTCGCGGTCGCTCGCGCGGTCGAGCACCTCGTGCATGAGCTCGGCCGTGTGCTCTTCGCGGCTGAGGAGCGCACGGTAGCGGTGGGGACGCACGTCGCGTGCCCGGGAGACGAAGCCCTTGCGCTCGAGTCGTGAGAGCACGGTGAGCACCGTCGTGGTCGCTACGGCCCGCGCCGCCCCCTCGCCGCGCTCGGCGAGACGGTCGCGCAACTCGTTGGCGGTGAGGGCGGCGTCGTTGTTCCACAAGAGCTCCATCACGGAGCGCTCCAGTTCACCGAGACTCGCCATGCCACCAGACTACCGTCGGCGCGCCAATGTTCTACGCTCTGTAGAAGAATGTTCTACACGCTGTAGAACAACGAGGCCGCGAGGCGATCGTGTGAGAAGGGGCATCCGTGAACGAACTGCTCGACCCCCTGCTGCTGTCGAGATGGCAGTTCGGCCTCACCACCATCTACCACTTCCTCTTCGTCCCGCTCACGATCGGCCTCGCGAGCACCGCCGCCGTCTTCCAGACCGCCTGGTACCGCACCGGCAAGGCTGAGTACCTCCGCATCACGCGGTTCTTCGGCACGATCTTCCTCATCAACTTCGCGATGGGCGTCGTCACGGGTATCGTGCAGGAGTTCCAATTCGGCATGAACTGGTCGGAGTACTCCCGTTTCGTCGGCGACGTGTTCGGCGCACCGCTCGCGCTCGAGGGCCTGCTGGCGTTCTTCTTCGAGGCGACCTTCATCGGACTCTGGATCTTCGGGTGGGACAAGCTGCCACGCGGCCTCCATCTCGCCACGATCTGGGCGACCGCGATCGGCAGCATCATGTCGGCGTACTTCATCATCGCGGCGAACGCGTTCATGCAGAACCCCGTCGGCTACGAGATGAATGCCGAGAAGGGGCGCGCCGAACTCGTCGACATCTGGGCGCTGCTGACGAACCCCGTTGCCGTCGCCGCGTTCCCGCACACGATCGCGGCGAGCTTCATGGTCGCGGCGGGGCTCATCATCAGCGCCGCAGCCTGGCACCTCGCCCGCAACCAGCACCTCGACACCATGCGCACCGCGTTGAAGTTCGGCCTGTGGACGATGGTCGTCGCAGGCGCGCTCACGACACTGTTCGGCGACCAGCTGAGCCTCGCCATGGTCGAGACCCAGCCCATGAAGATGGCCGCCGCCGAAGCCACCTACGACACGGTCTGCGGCGCGGATGCCTCGTTCTCGCTCTTCACCCTCGGCACGCCCGACGGCTCCACCGAGCTGTTCTCGATCAGGGTGCCCTACTTGCTCTCGTTCCTCTCGACGCACACGTTCGACGGATGCGTCGAGGGCATCAACGACCTCCAGGCGCAGTACACCGAGCTCTACGGACCGGGCGACTACGCGCCGATCATCTGGGTCACCTACTGGGCGTTCCGGTGGATGATCGGCCTCGGTATGCTGCACGTCTTCATCGCCGTGGTCGGCCTCTGGCTCACCCGCAGGGGGCGGATGCCGCGGCATCCGCTGGTCTGGAAGGCCGCGATCTGGAGCTTCCCGCTCTCGCTCGCCGCGATGATCGTCGGCTGGGTCTTCACCGAGATGGGGCGGCAGCCGTGGATCGTGTTCAGCCTGATGCCCACCGAGTCGGCGGTCTCGCCGAATGTGAGCGGGCTCGAGGTGCTCATCTCGCTCGTCGCCTTCACCCTGATCTACGGCGCGCTCGCGGTCGTCGAGGTGCGACTCGTCATCCGCGCGATCAGGAGCGGGCCGCCCGAGGTGGGCGAACCCGATCCCGAGACCGGCCGCGTCGAGCCCGTCACGACGGTGTACTAGGAGGAGTCGGACATGGATCTGCCTGTGCTGTGGTTCTGGATCGTCGCGTTCCTCTTCGTCGGCTACTTCGTGCTCGACGGTTTCGACTTCGGCGTCGGGATGTCGCTGCCGCTGCTGGGTCGCGACGAGACCGACCGACGCGTGCTCATCAACACGATCGGCCCGGTGTGGGACCTCAACGAGACGTGGGTCATCGTCGCGGGCGCCTCGCTCTTCGCGGCGTTCCCGGAGTGGTACGCGACCCTGTTCTCGGGGTTCTACCTCCCGTTGCTGCTCATCCTGCTCGCGCTCATCGCCCGCGGCGTCTCGTTCGAGTACCGGCACCAGCGCCCGGAGGCGGCGTGGAAGCGCCGGTTCGACGGCATGATCACCGTGGGCTCGGCCGTGCCCGCGCTGCTGTGGGGCGTCGCCTTCGCGAACATCGTCCAGGGCGTGCCCCTCGATGCCGGGCACAACTACACCGGCACCGTCGTCGACCTGCTGAATCCCTATGCCCTCCTCGGCGGGGTGACGACGCTGCTCCTCTTCCTCACCCACGGCGCGGTGTTCGTCTCGCTGAAGACGGAGGGCGAGTTGCGGCAGCGGGCACGGCACCTCGCGACCCGGGCGGGAGCCGTGACCATCGTCGTCGCTGCGGCGTTCCTCCTCTGGACGGGGCTCGCCTTCGGCACCCCGTGGTTCTGGGTCCTCGCCCTCGTCGCGGCGGTCGCCCTGGTCGGCGGCTGGCTCGCGAACGCGCGCGCGGCGGAGCGCACGGCCTTCTCCCTGCTCGCGATCACCATCGCGTCCGTGGTGCTCGCGCTGTTCTCGGCGCTGTTTCCCGAGGTCATGCCGGCGTCGAACGACGCCGCGAACAGCCTCACGATCGCGAACGCGTCGAGCTCGACGTACACGCTCACCGTCATGAGCTGGACGGCGCTCATCTTCCTGCCGCTCGTGCTCGTCTATCAGGGTTGGACCTACTGGGTGTTCCGGAAGCGAGTCACCCGGGCCTCGATCGACGCTGCGGCGCATTGACGTGAAACCCCTCGACCCTCGACTCGTGCTGCGCTCCCGCGCCGCTCGCGGCTTCCTCCTGTCGGGCGCCGCACTCGCCCTCCTGCAGGCCGCAGCCACGATCGCATTCGCGTGGTCGCTCACGGCCCTCGTCACGGGGTTCATCGGTGGCGCGTCGCCGGCGGGCAGCCGCGGTGCGCTCGTGGTGCTGCTCGCCGCGGCATCCGTGCGCGCTCTCGCTGGATGGCTCTGGGAGTGGGTCGGCTCCGCCGGCGCGATGCGGGTGAAGTCGGAATTGCGCGACGACCTGCTCGCAGCGCTAGAACAGCGGCCCGGCGGCATCCGGAGCCTCACGATCGCACGCGCCGCGACGCTGCTGGGCCCGGGGCTCGACGCACTCGACGAGTACTTCGGACGCTACCTGCCGCAACTCGTGCTCACCGTGGTCGCGACTCCCGTGCTCGTCATCTCCGTGTGGGTGGCGGACTGGCTCTCTGGGCTCATCCTGGTCATCGTGCTGCCGCTCATCCCGGTGTTCATGGCGCTCATCGGC
The Agromyces albus DNA segment above includes these coding regions:
- the hisD gene encoding histidinol dehydrogenase gives rise to the protein MLRTIDLRGTRPTQRQLLALVPRAATDVSAALEVARTLIDDVRERGEAALLDQAERLDRVRPSAVRVPAEELQEALAGLAPGIRDAIEHTIARVRAASAAQVPVPETTVLGDGAVIEQRWQPVTRVGLYVPGGKAVYPSSVVMNVVPAQVAGVRSIALASPPQAQFGGRVHPTVAGVAALLGITEVYAMGGAGAIGAFAYGVDGIGLDPVQRVTGPGNVYVAAAKRLVQGVTGIDAEAGPTDILVIADDSADADFVAADLVSQAEHDELAAAVLVTDSAAFADEVLERLAERVAGTKHRDRVREAVIGAQSALVLVDDLVQATDFANAFGPEHLEIQVRDTGDVLSRIENAGAIFVGAYSPVSLGDYAAGSNHVLPTGGQARYAAGLSAATFLRPQQVIRYDEAALREVAPVITALSTEEDLPAHGEAVTARFDRR
- the nrdR gene encoding transcriptional regulator NrdR, with amino-acid sequence MYCPFCRHPDSRVIDSRTSDDGLSIRRRRQCPECGRRFSTTETASLVVIKRSGVVEPFSREKVVLGVKKACQGRPVTDSDLAVLAQKVEETIRSTGASQIEANDIGLAILPPLRELDEVAYLRFASVYQAFESLDDFDAAIGQLRAEHGRLPARPVE
- a CDS encoding quinone-dependent dihydroorotate dehydrogenase codes for the protein MYRLLFSLFLSRMDPEDAHHLAFRLIQRLPAIGLGRLVERFTAPDPALRVEALGLRFPSPFGVAAGFDKDGFAVRGLGQLGFGHVEVGTITAVAQPGNPRPRLFRLPADRALVNRMGFNNGGADAAAGRLSRLSRRTDRPVLGVNIGKSRVTPVDEAVADYERSARVLAPFADYLVVNVSSPNTPGLRGLQELDALTPLLESVKLAAGQTPLLVKIAPDLADDEVVRICDLVVSLGLDGMVATNTTIAREGLKAPASAVEEIGAGGLSGAPLAARSLAVLRLIRDRVPAELCVVSVGGVETAADVQDRLDAGATLVQGYTAFIYRGPLWARHVNRGLLRFRRNRAAMASSRAA
- a CDS encoding App1 family protein, with translation MPASSPTPAGSVERQVRHRAARLEDWVHEVRERWARRRGQVPTIVPYTGYGSTDWVRIFCRVLLSRPVDPNEPSKRRRRRGEQGIRGWRSFTSVPIGGVSVVIEVGGERIEVLADRGGVVDTRVPVQLAPGWHQATLHTEGSKSVEAPIWIVGPDVHFGIISDVDDTVMVTALPRPLVAAWNTFVLDEHARIPTPGMAVLFERLVRSHPGAPVIYLSTGAWNVAPTLTRFLSRNLYPAGPLLLTDWGPTHDRLFRSGRAHKEENLRRLAGEFPDVRWLLIGDDGQHDEELYARFAAEHPDRVAAIAIRRLSTGEAVLAGGRTKAEQHGADDVPWVSASDGSTIADQLADVGML
- a CDS encoding TetR/AcrR family transcriptional regulator; amino-acid sequence: MPNIDVILGAESARKRPVRTEPTQRRSTQRLDALLDAAAEIVDETGFERLTTQMVAERAGASIGTVYRYFPDRVAVLHALRERSIRRYRERVADELARVELTNWWDVVDVALEASAASYREEPGFSVVYGAERETAADDIEPEFAHRIARLIEAEFGGEAEPTELRFRLGIAIELGDALISRAFEREASGDERYLAEAKRLVHAYLAEHLGEALRASTAA
- a CDS encoding ABC transporter ATP-binding protein, giving the protein MIEFRGVTKQFPDGTVAVAGVDIVMPPHKTTVLVGSSGSGKTTLLRMINRMVDPTSGQVLIDGADVATVDPVRLRRGIGYVMQNSGLLPHRKVVDNIATVPLLRGTSKAEARAHALELLDTVGLDRSLADRYPSQLSGGQQQRVGVARGLAVDPNILLMDEPFGAVDPIVRAELQQELLRLQGELGKTVVFVTHDIDEAFLLGDQVVIMQQGGKISQAASPTEILANPADDFVADFVGANRGKRTLHLTQVDGRSVVVDADGRPAGILAQ
- a CDS encoding ABC transporter permease, yielding MNWLWSNLDQVGELILVHLALSVPAIILSFVVSVPIGWVAHRSRWAHGVLLSLVALLYAVPSLALFIALPAVTGLALRSPVNLVIALTLYGMAVMVRTAADAFDAVERDVLQSATAMGYSTAGRFWAVELPLAGPVLLSGLRVVVVSTVSLATVGAVIGVQSLGSLFTDGFQRGIEVEIIAGIVATIVLALGLDWVLVHVGRLLMPWSRPEVKNVRGEPPPVVKRVDAA